Genomic segment of Truepera radiovictrix DSM 17093:
AAAGGTAAACTAGCCCCATGAACGAGCGCGACTCGAGCCGCCACAGCCCCGAAAACCCCTACGCCCCTTCTCGCCCCTCCAAACCGGCGAGCGTCCCGAGCGAGAGCCCGACGCACGTGCAGGAGGGGGCGCCGCAACCCGAGGGCCAAGACGCCGCCTTCTACCGAGCGTGGAACGACCTACTGGGGTGGATGCGCGAGTACGCCGACGCGCACGACGGCGCCATCTTCGAAAAAGAGGCCGACTTTCCGGACTACATCTACCGCATGGAGCGCCCCTACGACCTCCCGACGACGATCATGTCCGCGAGCCTCTCCGACCCCAAGGGGCGCCCCGTGCTCTTGGTCAACGCGAGCCCGCGCCACGCGGTCTTTAAGGAGGTCGTCTTGCACCCCTTTGAGTCGCACACCTACCGCAAGCTGACCTACAACCCGCAAAAAGGCGCCCTCGCCGAGGGGAAGCGCCCCTTTACCAAGGCGATGCTCTTCGAGCTCGCGGACGCGCTCTTTCATAGTGACGCCCAAGTCCCCGAGTGAGGGCCGCGAGGAGCTGCAGCGTGCGGCGCTAGGGGGGCTCTGCGGCGCGTGCGCGCACGCGCGGCTCGTGCGCAGCAGCCGCGGCAGCCGCTTTGTGCGCTGCGCCCACCCCGACACCCCCAAGTATCCGGGGCTGCCGGTCGTGCGCTGCGCGGCTTTCGCGGGCACCCCTTGAGCAACTCGGCTCACCACCAAGCGAGCGGCGCGCCTTCGGTAGCGAAGCGCGCCGCTTAGACGCTGGAACGACAAGGAGACGTGAGACGTGATGCGTCGTCACCCCCTCTACCCCCTCTGCTGGACGCTGCTAGCGCTTCTGGCGCCCCTTGCAAAGGCCGCGCCCGAGGCGCTCCACACGCTCGAGGTCACCCTCACGGCGTACGCCTCGACCCCCGACCAGACCGAAGGCGACCCCACGGTGACCGCCACGGGACAGCGCGTGCGGCCCGGCATCGTGGCGGTGAGCCGCGACCTGTTAAAGACGCAGCTCCCCTACGGCACCCAGGTGCGCGTCGTGGAGATTCGCACGGACGACGAGGGCTGCGGCGGCTACCCCACGAGCACGGTCTTCGAGGTGCAAGACACCATGGCCCCCGAGCGCGTCAACGAGGTCGACATCTGGATGCCGACGCGCGAGGAGGCGCTGTCGTGGGGCCGGTGCGTGGCGACCCTCGAGGTCGTCGCCTACCCGGCGCGCTAGCGCTCGCCCGCTGCGGGCCTCAGCCCCAGAACTTCCAGCGGGGGCGCGTCTTGAGCGCCGCGAGCTCCCCTTCGAGCTGCGCGACGGTCTCCAAGAGCCGCTCGACCTCCGCTCTGGCCTTGGCTTTAAAGCGGCGCGCGCGCTCGAGGCGCGCCTCGCGCTCTTGCAGGGCCGCCTCGAGCTCACGCGCCCGCGCGGCCTCCCCCTGCGCCTGCGCGAGCGCCGCCCCGAGCCGCTGCACCTCGCGCTGGAGCGCCTCGAAGCGCCCCTGCTCCGCCCGCTGCGCGTCGATGGTCTCTTGCAGCCGGGCGAGCTGGTGCAGCTCCTCTATGTGCCGCTGCCGCTCCTCCTCGAGCTGCGCGACGCGCGCCCGTAGCACCACGACCTCCTCGCAAGCGGCGTGCAGCGCGTCCGCGTCGACCCCTGCCGCCCCCTTGCCCCAAACGGGGTTCGCTTCGGGGGGCGCGGCTGCTGGTGGCGGCGCAAGGTCGAAGACCAAGGCTTGCGGGGGCGGCTCCTGCACCTCCACCGCGTCGTCATCGGGCGCAGCGTCGAGCCGCCACGGGCTCGCCTCCGGCGCACCCCCCGCTAGCTCCTCGGGCCACGCCGAAAGCCCCTCCGGCAGCGGTTCGGGGGTCGGGTCGACAGGCGCCTCCCCCCGCATCACCTGCGCCAGGTAGGCGAGCACGTCGCGCTCCAAAACGCAGCCCCCGTCGCCGCTCCCCTTAAGACGGCGCCAGTCGACGTTGTTCTCTTCGGCTAAGCGCCGAGCGAGGGACCCAATGGGCGGTGCTGACATGCGTTTTACTATGGCTACGCCCCCG
This window contains:
- a CDS encoding NADH-quinone oxidoreductase subunit 15, producing MNERDSSRHSPENPYAPSRPSKPASVPSESPTHVQEGAPQPEGQDAAFYRAWNDLLGWMREYADAHDGAIFEKEADFPDYIYRMERPYDLPTTIMSASLSDPKGRPVLLVNASPRHAVFKEVVLHPFESHTYRKLTYNPQKGALAEGKRPFTKAMLFELADALFHSDAQVPE
- a CDS encoding E3 binding domain-containing protein, with product MSAPPIGSLARRLAEENNVDWRRLKGSGDGGCVLERDVLAYLAQVMRGEAPVDPTPEPLPEGLSAWPEELAGGAPEASPWRLDAAPDDDAVEVQEPPPQALVFDLAPPPAAAPPEANPVWGKGAAGVDADALHAACEEVVVLRARVAQLEEERQRHIEELHQLARLQETIDAQRAEQGRFEALQREVQRLGAALAQAQGEAARARELEAALQEREARLERARRFKAKARAEVERLLETVAQLEGELAALKTRPRWKFWG
- a CDS encoding 3D domain-containing protein — its product is MRRHPLYPLCWTLLALLAPLAKAAPEALHTLEVTLTAYASTPDQTEGDPTVTATGQRVRPGIVAVSRDLLKTQLPYGTQVRVVEIRTDDEGCGGYPTSTVFEVQDTMAPERVNEVDIWMPTREEALSWGRCVATLEVVAYPAR